The genomic segment TTGCAAACTtggttagtagatccaaaatcaataataCAAACAGATTCATCATTCTCTAAATCaaatgtttccaagataaatgaactataatcattacctttgtttttagctactagaaacttggggcaatcctatttccaatgccccttctcttttcagtgaaaacacttacctttaccttttttttttttcttgttcttcccctaaGGCATctatgcatttggttgtgcactcatctttgcaaccttcgcaggcttggggttgttgttttgtcaacctttcctcttgtttccagctttcgaagacgaagcttggttagctttagccttagctggatcagtagtagtagtagtagttgtcttcttttctcctcccttactttgTCCACTCATGATAGAATCAAAATTCTAAAGCTCATTCAAGATCTGCGTCAGACcgtagttgagtttattcaacacatagttggtggtgaacgacaggaaagctagagagagattgttgaggattaagccaacttgagtttccccATCTATTGTTCCTCCATGTAGTTCAGCTtcttgaaagtagtttgtcattttgatcagatgatcgcAGACATTTTGAGAAGGttccatccgagcattggcatatttcttggtggcctcaaaacgagtctacgctgacttggcaccaaacatgtcttggagctgatccatgattttgtagtccatctcaacattctccatctttggcTTGAGAGTGTTGACCATATTGTCAACATGTAGTATCGTGCCCTGTTGTTAGTTGCCTGCCAATGCTCATACATATCCCTCACCGACTTGGTaactccttcagctggaacttctcgggattcctcagtcatgacgaacttggtgTCGTCACCAATCagcacaatgttgatgttttgcttccatttaaggaagttttctccagtgagtttgtCCATCGAAAGATGAGAAacgatgggagtagacacagccacaCTTAAAAGtacattatcaataaaatagaaatcaaccacttttgctcaataaaactcctattcacacaaatttcaagaaataacacaacatatataaaaaaaatatgtaagataagagaaaaaaataccaaaataatcatatctctatttcatTAGGTATTTAaccaatctatgatatccttgtctcggTTAGCGAGAGTTAAAAacaccactagttaaataaagttgtaaacttaattaataatggacaccattattaacaacctactattcgatcaaaataagaaaaaaaaatctcttattttatgagctagacccacggtttcgataatcaatcaatttagtcctagtagtcaccgtaggggtgagtctagtagaatttgacctataattatctatccttcgaaatctaaccttgtcaaaataactaatgaacaccttctgtaggggttgaatcaaagcgtcttgaggccccattaagctattgtctttgttaaaccaacggtggagatcgaatataattcttaaaataagctcattataaaattaaaaatatcatttttattatttattgttagaaaattaatgactatggttctccaaaagattgaaaaaaataattttttaaaaccaaagtcctataatttcctattaattctaaagtgtcacattgaaacaaattcaattattttagaattaatttgttgctaaccaatatttaggtttaactaatataatgaacctatacaattaactctaactcaggtaaatgggccttaacaattgggcttgtatggaggaggactGGGTTTagtatgttgttcccactactaaggtccccaaacttccatacaaggtccaaaagacaggaatttaaacattcattttattaattgttattaattgattaggcccactatagtcatgcaaagcaaatgggccttcacaagtggaaccacccacaagagataaatttaaactttacattttctaatgggcctaaataaaacctatcatcTTATGATTATTTTATTTGGCGAattccatatatctaacaaacatatgggccactatatccATTTAAgcctaattgcaaaaataccacatatagtgcaaacagacatgttataactgGATGGGCCTAATAATGTTACTATATgaacaagtctatgaatttatgcaaaaataccacaattaattttctagaatttaacaaaaaaattgaattaattaaatttttacaaaaaacaaGTCAATTTAAAGAAATtaatcaacaattaacaatagttaatttaaaacttggtttatgttaatttgaaaaaaaaatatcaatttaatttaaataggatttatcaacaattaacaaaagttaatttaaatcctatttaatttttttttaattggttgaaaaaaatgatatttttcaaaatttaaccaattgtatattttaaaatcaatatcttatatatttttaaaaaatatcttgtgttgttacaacaataagctaatattttaacaatttacaaaaataaaatattaataattataacaatcctaaaatatcttaaaacagttaaacaaattcaaatatccatgaaaatatctagctaacaaatttcaaatttcaaataatgtaaatattaaaaaactatagaataaacaaatatttatattttcaaataacaagtatttaaaagaatcTATCTTAAATATTGATatcttaattttaatattttaatatattaaaatatttaaaattatgttgttagtctatttttaaatttgaatttaaatcattgtaaaaatatctaattatttaaatgtcaaccaacaaaaatatcttattttaaaaaatattttaaaatgataaaacaaatttgtatttttggctttgattataaataattaatgttcacaattttattttttttaaaaaaacatcaGAGAGTACTGTTCATCGTGCGGGTGGTGCGCAGGTGATGCGCGCGCGGTGGCTGGTGGTGCTGGGTGACACGTGCGGGCGTGCGCACGAATGGGTAGACAGGCCAaaattttttggaaattttttttgttcattttttcaaaccaaaaacgctttctaattaatttttatcatgttttacacaaaataaaacatatataaaaattaatggcatagaaaacacaacaaaataacctaaaaattactaacaatcacataaaatcaatgtgcttcataaaaacatgaaaatccatccaattattcaaacacatcaaataactcaatttttaacatgttcatgcatgaaaataaagattaccaacgaCTCTAAtaccagttgttaggaaaacttatacatgatctttatttattttcatgtagatctaatattaaacaaattaatatgagataacctaaaacatacttataaaatagaattaaaagagaaataatgataagaatatttacattatacgcaacggaataatagagtccttcCAATAGTTTCCCTAACCCAAGTATCcattctatcgcagagtattaccaagaaactgaaccgatcttcaattttcttcatagtcttccaaagtatccttagaatcacctacgctagagtgggaaattctcaacacatgagatagatacagagagaagaagaatagaagagaaaaattgagtcttagaaaaggacttatgtttataaagaatctaaaacctatcagaaaaccaatgtctatcatctgatttcaactctcacttaacattccttttatagactcatttaggtcatttatttaattaaaaaaattaataaaataatagccaataatcagccctagctcgaaattatcatgggctttaggcacgtgaaatttctcatttgattataagcctgttggacttaaaatcaaagcctgtattcttttctattgatttaattatttaaataatttataaaattaattatttttaatttgaacattgatgtaaacttatttattaatttagatacaaatttatcttaattaataaatctgcactaatttatcttttcttctataaattacataactctatgaaactatccaaattgacttggtcaactttgataattctaattgataattaaatcaataaattgagactatctatatgattttatcctaggtatagtggggaccatgggcctatcaAATCAAACTCCAAAAATTTATCatcaatctaacaaataaatttactaacttattaattccttgtgactccattAAAGACTCGGAAtcgtactcttgaattcatagaatgctctataacaaatatagatacactattaattatccattgttacaaccataattgtcactcaatcctctatagacggtctacaatgagatgggactaaaataccgttttacccctcattgtattttatccttaaaacacttagtttcttgtaaatgatattttagtaaactaatattaattactgaaatgagatctctgtcatttagcaccttgaaccaaactaaaaggaaaccattgtttcacttcttcatcagaagctatagatgttcatatctatgattaacactcccactcaattagactaccgagttcccaagatgtaagtatgggttactcagtagggtaagctggtaacgaacaagtcaaagaacccaaataatataattagttagaatactaatcactcagaattgacattgaattgacctatggtcaactatatgatatgactagaatagataataacggtatgtttacttatcctatcaattgtcaatatcggtcctgtccgatgtaacaaatacatttgatcttatctactttgctaatgttctggaaagaacataacactataatgtgtaagtagatcatatcgtagattggcaagtcagtgtaaatcctatgcactgactgatcttaggaataacttattttgaaaatataatcatatttatattccactgtgcttacgtcactataaatacgattagttatattctcgggatttaatagaagtttatatttaacaaataatcttgaaaataaaacatgtgagaaaagtgattgaccaagtcaaaaaatgatttctattcttttattgataataaatgagattacaaataaattgagttttaattagggcacaaAACCCTAACATCATACCTATATTGCAATCCTTTTCAACTCTTAATTTCatgcaaagagttttaaaggcatcaaagatatttgatttttctcttaagaaatcaacccaagtaaagcgagaaaaatcatcaacacaaaCAGAGATGTACATttttccattaatactttcaacacgaattggacccataagatccatatgCAAAAGTTCAAGAACTTTTGTAGTATTAATTCAGGTGACACTTTTGTGCGAATTTTTCAATCCAACTGGCTCGATTCACATTTACCTGCAGATTCTTTACCCAATTTGGGTAACCCACAAACTAAACCTGCACTTGAAatctttttcaaacttttgaaaTTCATATGTCCCAGTTTTTCGTGCCATAAGTCTGTTGTATTACTTATGGCCGAATGACCTGTGAGTGTTGTTTAGAGTGTATAACAAGTATCAGTGGATCTATATCCTTTCAAAACACTCATACCATTTTGATCAACATCATTGCAATCATCACGATAAAGATTTACTGTGAAGCCTTTGTCAcgaatttgacttatgctaataaACTTAGCCTTAAGTCCTTCTACAAGAAAAACATTTCTCAATTTCGGTAACCCATCAAGATTTATGGTACCTTTTCTAACAATATTTCCTGCCATACCATCACCAAAAGTTACAACACCATATTTCAATGATTTGAAATTAGTGAGTATATTATATCACCTGTCATGTGTCTGGAgcatccactatcaaaataccaagaattAGATGCATAGGTTTTATGACAAGTAAATGCAGCATGACAATTTATCTTTTTCTCTATCCAAAccttttttgttggttttttcaCAATTTCTTTTGTTTTACTATAAGGATTGagataattatttttgaaaaaaatcatcatagtaaaacatctAGACTGAATGTGCCCTTTTACTCCACAGAAATGACAAATGGGAACAAAATGGCAACTTTTATTCTTTCCGAGAACTTCGGTCTATGTAACAGCTCATGGAATAGACTGTACTTTTGTAGCATCATTCAATGGAGATGTTCCTGCAGAAACGTTTGTGGTTGAGCcagaaaaaattccatattttacAAAAATAGTTTTGCCTTTTGAATTGGACCCATCAGATCCTAATCTAGAAAAGTTACCTGTTTTTGGACCTGCATCAATTACATCATccaaaatcctagaatttggGTGAAGCATTTTTATACCTTTGACCATGTGATCAATTTCATTTGATAATTGCTAATTTCAAAGTTTTTAGCAATAACTTTATTCTCAAGATTCTTTATAGTATTTTCAAGTTCATCATTTCTTTTTTGTAAAGATTTGTTTTTGCTTGTCATTAAGCGATTATCAGAACATACTTTTAACCACTGATCGTACATGTATTTGTACGACTCTTTCAAAGAATCCTCATCCAGATCAGATTCGTTGGATTCACATTTATAATTTTCTTCTTGAATTGTGTTGttcaggcaaacaaggcattttTAAACCTGTGAATTTAAAGTTAATCCAGAAACAACAGTAGTTACAACAAGGTTTGAGTTATCTTCTTCATCGCTACTTTCAGAGTTCTGATCACTCCAAGTAGTTGTCATTACCTTTTCGTTCTTCTTCAGTGTATTGGCACATTCATattgaatatgaccaaatccttcacattccctacaTTTCACACCTCTTTTATTGCTATTATCAGAATGTTTAGAGAAGTAATCACCTTTGGAAGATTTGAATGTAAGTTCTTGTTTCCAATTTTTTTAATgtacttttgaattttttttttaataaagccATCTTATCTTCACCATCATTTTCATCTAAGTCTTTCTCCTTTGATGATTTGAAAGCAATTGATTTCTCTTTGAGAGCATTCAATTTTTCCTTTTGACGGATTTGTtgatttagttcaaaagttcgtaGTGAACCCATCAACTCCACTACTTTCATTGTGTCAAGATTATTTGGCTCCTCAATAGCAGTGAGCTTAGTTTGAAACTTGTCAGGAAGAATTCTAACAATTTTTCAAACTAACACACTATTTTCCAATTTTTCACCCAAGGCAAAATATTCATTGGCATTATCAGATAATCTTTCATAGAAATCAGTGAGAGACTCAGTTTCAGTCATTCTAAGATTTTGAAACCTTGTAGTTAACATTACAAGCCTTGAGCGTTTGACATTAGCAgttcttcaaattgagtttgaagaattttccAAGCCTCTTTGGCGGACTCACATGaagaaattaattttatatatccttcaccaacaccattaaagatagcatgcaCGACTTTGTTATTATAAATAGacaatttatcttcagcatcaatCCAGTTGatttcagattttacctttgtgaGATGATCAGATTCAGTAGGTGGTGTCCAACCTCTTAAGATTGATCTCCATGCCTTTTTATCCAATGATTTGATGAAAGCTTTCATTCTAACTTTCCTATAAGGATAATTAGAGTCTTTCAACAAGGGAGGACCTGTTATTGAACCACCTTATGTAAAGAAAGACATTTGACAAGGCACAAAGCCAacggaaaaaaaaatacaagatctcactaagagtttagtgacctacTCTGATACTAAATAAAATTTCgaattttaatattaccaagtgatttaaaataaacaacttaattaaatgcagaatactgattaagttgttttgacagatttcaatttttttaacacTGCTTATGCAACTGTTACAACAGAAACATAAAAACAGGTAAAAATCAACacacgagaatttttacgtggttcagaaattctttcagataacctacatccacggaGCCACACATAGAGAATAAATCAATCAGTCAAGAACAAAATTGTACACAAGCATTGACTTAAAAAAATTAAGACTCCCTCTGAAGCTATTGCCACTATCTTGTGGTACTTTTCTTTACGAATCTAATTTTGTTGAAACGCtaattctcttgaactcccttcaaagaatagtgaGTGGTCTCTTCCTCTCGAAGTGAGTCTTGACGAAACCTTCTCCCAAAGATCCTTAGGAACACGTTCACCAGAACCATAAACTTGTTACAAAGAAAAAATGGTATATATGCACCAAGGTGTACAGAACATAGTACCAAGGACTAAGGTGAACAACTTAGCAAACTTAACAAAGTGTAACTAAAAGATTAAACTAACCAAACTTAACAACTTTGTCAAAGCAAAAGTCTAGACTTTTACCTTATGTGTTCTTGCCTTGTGTAGTGTTTCCTAGCTTCCAAAATATACCAAATGGTTTAGGGTTGTGTGTATAGAAGGGAAGAGATGAGAGAGTGAGATAATAGGTGaggatttttgtgaaaaaatttTAGTTACATAAAGGgatactgtaatgccctggataaccaagaccgttacacagtGTGTTTGAAATAGTACAAAACTTTCTAATCAAGCTGTTTAGATAAAAACGTGAATCTAATGACACaaataggttaggtttaaaagattttttgTTGtgaacgaataattttcattaaaataagtgtttggtacatgggatcccaaatcagggtttaaataacgtaattacagaatttccaaactttataaacaatcaagccactctaatggaaaaatacacattttaggttctcgttcctatacaatccctcgactgtggcggtcgagcagctgacaatgtacacctcacccccagagctctccaacccatggtcagcttgtcttacccttgcctttacctgcaccacgtagcacccgtgagccaaggcccaataagaaaCATAATATTTAAAACACAATCAATATTAATAACCAGCTATCTCACAAGACACAACCAGGTACTCAACAGTACACAACATTCACCTATTCAATAATAACGATCAACAAATTAATAATCTGTCATTCAAATAACCGGCAGACCATATTCATCAGAATATTTAcaatcacatgataattagggccgataacttaggccgcaccccatatttatcccactgactccaaccCGCTTAAAcggagctcagtgcataataagctgtcctcagctaccagtggccgagccacgccctgtgcgcaagtgtaaactcCAGCGCTCTTAGGCCGTTCGTTTACTATTTATATGGCGTGATGCCATCCATTtacaattcacatggcataataccatcctcttaaagagcatacaaaatagggaacccttagtcccaatacaaatccacaaccgggtgcagttttcttacctttaattttcaAACGCTCTGATTACAAGAGTTTCCCCTTGAGCAcaatccgtttcccgagccctagctttttcctagtcacaaccaaaataaGGAATTCCATGAATATTCGAAAAAAGGTTTCCGGGTAAAgttctagcttctgggacatcgaattccaccaaacacggtggtggaatcgatcccgagcactctaggttaggtccccgcgcttaaaacctccaTTTAGCCAAAAATGCCCTCTAGGGTCGTGGCCCTAAAAACCTGCGCCACGACCCGCCCCCAAAAAAAataggctaggcctctctgatcaCAGACATGCGCCGCAGCGCTCCCCTACCGCAGAGCCTTtctggctcttccttgctccgtagggccgcgacactccagaacagagccgcggcccagccctgcgaacccagaaaaaccaccatttttaatattcaaacctCATCCAAGTGCAccctaaaccatcccaataacacaattaaattatcacaactctctaacatgcttccaacagcaaaacccagcagaaatctaggctagaaactcatcaaaacaacatttcaatctttgaacccacaaactcaagaacactcaaaCTAGCCATAAATAATTACagttatttatcacaaataatcatgttatgccctaacgggccaaaattacagttatgcccttgcAACCAaatagggcccgcatgcttatccaatactcataaacatgcatttcacataaccatgcatatcacaccattaattcacataacttccaattatgccctccccgcacactaatcaaggcccttaagccttattagtaattttgggtcgttacagatactTGGCAAAATCTAGAGAAAATGAAGACTTTGACTTGGAAGTCTACCATCACtgacagtgctctaatccatctcctagaaactacctgTTCCCCCATAGACactatagtcccaaaccccgcaataTAATACGCACTAGGCCTAAACAATATATCAATCACTTttctagaaacaaatgaatgtgtggcaccagagttaatcaataaagtatatgaagagccagcgctagaaaggtgaacactcgagctagagtctaGCTGTTCGCCTACCCTAGTTCTTCCTTCTTCAAGGTCAGGAAATCTTTCTTCAGGTGCCCAATCACTCTACACAAGTAATAACCTTTCACCCTGCATtcacccagatggcgcttcctacaACTAGCACACTCTGGATAGCTTCTCTGTGTCTCATCGCCACCTTGGCGGCCATCCTggacaccccgacccctcctatcaggatcaacagtggtc from the Humulus lupulus chromosome X, drHumLupu1.1, whole genome shotgun sequence genome contains:
- the LOC133806373 gene encoding uncharacterized protein LOC133806373 translates to MKAFIKSLDKKAWRSILRGWTPPTESDHLTKVKSEINWIDAEDKLILPDKFQTKLTAIEEPNNLDTMKVVELMGSLRTFELNQQIRQKEKLNALKEKSIAFKSSKEKDLDENDGDYFSKHSDNSNKRGVKCRECEGFGHIQYECANTLKKNEKVMTTTWSDQNSESSDEEDNSNLVVTTVVSGLTLNSQQLSNEIDHMVKGIKMLHPNSRILDDVIDAGPKTGNIVRKGTINLDGLPKLRNVFLVEGLKAKFISISQIRDKGFTVNLYRDDCNDVDQNGLVCGLPKLGKESAGKCESSQLD